A region from the Chitinophagaceae bacterium genome encodes:
- a CDS encoding DUF2795 domain-containing protein, giving the protein MYWTLELASHLEDAPWPATKDELIDYAIRSGAPIEVIENLQELEDEGEIYEGIEDIWPDYPTTDDFFFDEEEY; this is encoded by the coding sequence ATGTATTGGACTTTAGAACTTGCTTCACATTTAGAAGATGCCCCATGGCCGGCTACAAAAGACGAACTTATAGATTACGCTATTCGCTCGGGTGCTCCTATTGAAGTAATAGAAAATCTTCAGGAACTCGAAGACGAAGGTGAAATCTATGAAGGGATTGAAGATATATGGCCGGATTACCCTACAACTGATGATTTCTTCTTCGATGAAGAGGAGTATTAG
- a CDS encoding cob(I)yrinic acid a,c-diamide adenosyltransferase encodes MKIYTKTGDKGKTSLLGGTKVPKYHLRIEAYGTIDELNAHLGMIMSFDEKKLVSEKLRLIQDRLFTIGSSLAADPEKTKMVIPDLKEEDITFLENEIDKMESELPSLKNFILPGGNSLSASIHIARCVCRRAERNVVHLSEEHFTETKVIIYLNRLSDYLFVLSRWITFTYGLEEINWTPRK; translated from the coding sequence ATGAAAATATATACGAAAACAGGCGATAAAGGAAAAACAAGTCTGCTTGGCGGCACTAAAGTTCCCAAATACCATTTACGAATTGAAGCTTACGGAACCATCGATGAACTGAATGCACACTTAGGAATGATTATGAGTTTTGATGAAAAAAAATTAGTGAGCGAAAAACTACGGCTAATTCAAGACAGATTATTTACCATTGGATCTTCCTTAGCAGCTGACCCCGAAAAAACTAAAATGGTGATTCCTGATTTAAAAGAGGAGGATATTACTTTTTTAGAAAATGAAATAGATAAAATGGAATCGGAATTGCCAAGCTTGAAAAATTTTATTTTGCCCGGCGGAAACTCTTTAAGTGCTTCAATACACATAGCCAGATGCGTTTGCAGACGGGCAGAAAGAAATGTTGTGCATCTTTCTGAAGAACATTTTACAGAAACTAAAGTTATTATCTACCTAAATAGGTTGAGTGATTATTTATTTGTCTTATCTCGTTGGATAACCTTTACTTACGGACTGGAAGAAATTAACTGGACACCCAGAAAATAA
- a CDS encoding 2-C-methyl-D-erythritol 4-phosphate cytidylyltransferase — MKRAIIIVAGGSGIRMGGNIPKQFLELTTGKPVIYFTLKHIKAADPTSQIILVIGKTHFTYYSAMKAEFPALLENVTLVEGGESRFESVKNGLKNLDTDVEYIAIHDGARPFVKKELLEKGWETVKAKQAVIPVISITSSLRKVENSNNFAVKRELYKTVQTPQFFKADLIQKAYEPDYKAEFTDDASVYENQIGKISLIEGNEMNIKITSPIDLECATVLLKKFFSD, encoded by the coding sequence ATGAAAAGAGCTATCATAATTGTTGCCGGAGGTAGCGGTATTAGAATGGGAGGAAATATTCCGAAACAGTTTCTTGAATTAACTACCGGAAAGCCTGTCATATATTTTACATTAAAGCATATTAAAGCAGCTGACCCTACTTCCCAAATTATTTTAGTCATTGGGAAGACTCACTTTACCTATTATTCGGCAATGAAAGCAGAATTTCCTGCTCTGTTGGAAAATGTAACTTTAGTTGAGGGTGGTGAAAGTAGATTTGAGTCTGTAAAAAATGGCTTGAAAAATTTGGATACTGATGTTGAGTATATTGCTATTCATGATGGTGCCAGACCTTTTGTTAAAAAAGAGCTTCTGGAAAAGGGTTGGGAAACCGTTAAGGCAAAGCAAGCAGTAATTCCTGTCATTTCAATTACTTCAAGTCTCAGAAAGGTTGAAAATAGTAACAATTTTGCGGTTAAAAGGGAATTGTATAAAACAGTTCAAACCCCTCAATTTTTTAAAGCAGATTTAATACAAAAGGCTTACGAGCCAGACTACAAAGCTGAGTTTACAGACGATGCTTCTGTTTATGAGAATCAAATTGGAAAAATTTCTCTGATTGAAGGAAACGAGATGAATATCAAAATCACATCCCCGATTGATTTGGAATGTGCAACAGTTTTGCTGAAGAAATTCTTTTCAGATTAG